From Pseudarthrobacter equi, a single genomic window includes:
- a CDS encoding bifunctional [glutamine synthetase] adenylyltransferase/[glutamine synthetase]-adenylyl-L-tyrosine phosphorylase codes for MSLARRLIAAGFSDLEKGERFLAARELEGLDQEKLFAGLQLAASPDTALQSLVRLIEKHPGLRDIAGADPETSEPLYRVLGASEALGEFLIRHPEHLTAFNVRTSPEPLPADPAELRSTLLQSVGADPRAARPVAAATGAEAYAALRTAYRRGVVDLAIKDLCAADPLDFLPSVGGELADLAGAAIEAALAVSRAEAAEQFDAADVADVGLAVIGMGKCGARELNYISDVDVIYVIDAGQLEDAHANTIGTALASGISRAISSVAREPGLWEVDANLRPEGKSGPLVRTLASHEAYYARWAESWEFQALLKARTIAGDARLGRRYEEAVAPLIWNSAGRDGFVESVQAMRRRVTEHIPAAEEQRQIKLGRGGLRDVEFTVQLLQLVHGKADETLRRRDTTSAIAALSAGGYIGRTDAAAFDNAYRYLRLLEHRIQLFQLRRTHLMPVAEPALRALAKAVLGPFSNERPHPDALLAAWQKTKRSVRELHERIFYRPLLNSAAKLSSEDARLTPEAAQARLAALGYSDPQGAMRHIEALTAGVSRRAALQRQLLPILLDWLAEGVDPDAGLLAFRRVSEALGTTHWYLGLLRDSNAAAERLCHMLSNSRLIADLLEVSPESVAWLGQDKDLVPVSFEAQWQEITSKMSRHADPESAMRLIRLIRRREILRIAIADSAGLLDQDQVGSALADNDRAAVLGALRVAEGIVSAGGPLKTAVLVVAMGRQGGREIGYGSDADVMYVHRALPGFSEAEAQEQAGRIVAKVSSLLTQPLKPAITAERVLQMDADLRPEGKNGAMVRSLESFAEYYRRWSLIWEAQALLRARPMAGNDGLAADFLALIDPIRYPESVAGQDVREIRRVKARVESERLPRGADPARHLKLGRGGLSDVEWLVQLLQLQHAGEHPELRTTSTLPALEAAAALGLLSRDDSETLAQAWRLASRIRSANVIWNGKASDLLPSSRRDLEAVARWCGYEPGHAAALEEDYLRVSRRARGVFERIFYGH; via the coding sequence GTGAGCCTGGCACGCCGCCTCATCGCGGCCGGATTTAGCGACCTTGAAAAAGGCGAACGCTTCCTGGCGGCCCGTGAGCTGGAAGGGCTGGACCAGGAGAAGCTGTTCGCCGGGCTGCAGCTCGCTGCCAGCCCGGACACGGCTTTGCAGTCCCTCGTTCGGCTGATCGAAAAACACCCCGGCCTGCGCGACATCGCCGGGGCGGATCCCGAAACCAGCGAACCGCTGTACCGGGTACTCGGCGCCTCGGAGGCCCTGGGCGAGTTCCTGATCCGGCACCCCGAACACCTCACGGCGTTCAATGTCCGCACCAGTCCGGAGCCCCTCCCCGCCGACCCCGCGGAGCTGCGGTCCACGCTGCTGCAGTCGGTGGGCGCCGATCCCCGCGCCGCGCGCCCCGTTGCTGCCGCGACGGGCGCGGAGGCCTACGCTGCGCTGCGGACGGCGTACCGCAGGGGAGTGGTGGACCTGGCCATCAAGGATCTCTGCGCCGCGGACCCGCTGGACTTCCTGCCGTCCGTGGGCGGCGAGCTGGCCGACCTCGCCGGCGCGGCCATCGAAGCCGCGCTAGCCGTGTCGCGGGCCGAGGCGGCAGAACAGTTCGACGCCGCCGACGTCGCCGATGTTGGCCTGGCGGTCATCGGGATGGGCAAGTGCGGCGCCCGCGAGCTGAACTACATCTCCGACGTCGACGTCATCTACGTCATCGATGCCGGGCAGCTGGAGGACGCTCACGCCAACACCATCGGAACCGCGCTGGCCAGTGGGATCTCCCGGGCCATCTCCTCCGTGGCGCGCGAACCCGGACTCTGGGAAGTCGACGCGAACCTCCGGCCTGAAGGTAAATCCGGGCCGCTGGTACGCACCCTGGCCTCCCACGAGGCCTACTATGCGCGCTGGGCCGAAAGCTGGGAGTTCCAGGCATTGCTGAAGGCTCGCACCATCGCCGGGGACGCCCGGCTGGGCCGCCGGTACGAGGAAGCGGTGGCCCCGCTGATCTGGAATTCGGCAGGCCGCGACGGGTTCGTCGAGTCCGTCCAGGCCATGCGCCGGCGGGTGACCGAGCACATCCCCGCCGCCGAGGAGCAGCGGCAGATCAAGCTGGGCCGCGGCGGCCTGCGCGACGTGGAGTTCACGGTCCAGTTGCTGCAGCTGGTACACGGCAAGGCAGATGAGACATTACGACGGCGGGACACCACGTCGGCGATCGCGGCACTGTCGGCGGGCGGTTACATCGGGCGCACGGACGCCGCAGCCTTCGACAACGCCTACCGGTACCTTCGGCTCCTGGAGCACCGGATCCAGCTGTTCCAGTTGCGCCGCACCCACCTGATGCCGGTGGCCGAACCGGCGCTGCGTGCCCTGGCGAAGGCCGTGCTTGGCCCGTTCTCCAATGAGCGGCCGCACCCGGATGCCCTCCTGGCCGCCTGGCAAAAGACCAAACGGTCCGTCCGGGAACTCCACGAACGGATCTTCTACCGGCCGCTGCTCAACTCGGCGGCCAAGCTCAGCAGTGAGGATGCCAGGCTCACCCCCGAGGCCGCGCAGGCCCGGCTGGCAGCGCTTGGATACAGTGACCCGCAGGGCGCGATGCGGCACATCGAAGCTTTGACGGCCGGTGTCAGCCGGCGGGCCGCCCTGCAACGCCAGCTGCTCCCGATCCTCCTGGACTGGCTCGCCGAGGGCGTGGATCCCGACGCCGGCCTGCTCGCCTTCCGCCGGGTCAGCGAGGCCCTGGGAACCACCCACTGGTACCTTGGCCTGCTCCGCGACTCGAACGCCGCCGCTGAGCGGCTCTGCCACATGCTCTCCAACTCGCGGCTGATCGCCGACCTGCTGGAAGTGTCCCCGGAGTCGGTTGCCTGGCTGGGGCAGGACAAGGACCTTGTTCCGGTGTCCTTCGAAGCGCAGTGGCAGGAAATTACGTCCAAGATGTCACGGCACGCCGATCCAGAAAGCGCCATGCGCCTGATCCGGCTCATCCGCCGGCGGGAAATTCTCCGGATCGCCATCGCCGACTCGGCAGGGCTGCTGGACCAGGACCAGGTGGGCTCCGCACTCGCGGATAATGACCGGGCCGCGGTCCTGGGTGCCCTGCGCGTGGCCGAGGGGATCGTGTCCGCCGGCGGACCCCTTAAGACCGCCGTGCTGGTGGTTGCCATGGGGCGGCAGGGCGGACGGGAAATCGGGTACGGTTCCGACGCCGATGTCATGTACGTCCACCGGGCCCTGCCGGGTTTTTCCGAGGCTGAGGCCCAGGAACAGGCGGGCAGGATCGTCGCCAAGGTGTCCAGCCTGCTGACCCAGCCGTTGAAGCCGGCCATTACGGCCGAACGCGTCCTGCAGATGGACGCTGACCTTCGGCCGGAAGGCAAGAACGGGGCAATGGTCCGCTCCCTCGAATCCTTCGCCGAGTACTACCGGCGCTGGTCACTGATCTGGGAAGCCCAGGCGCTGCTCCGCGCGCGTCCGATGGCCGGTAACGACGGCCTCGCGGCCGACTTCCTGGCCCTGATCGACCCCATTCGCTATCCGGAGTCCGTTGCGGGGCAGGACGTCCGGGAGATCCGCAGGGTGAAGGCCCGGGTGGAGTCGGAACGGTTGCCCCGCGGTGCCGATCCCGCCCGGCACCTGAAGCTGGGCCGCGGCGGCCTGAGCGACGTCGAATGGCTGGTCCAGCTGCTCCAGCTCCAGCACGCCGGCGAACACCCGGAGCTGCGGACTACGTCCACCCTTCCGGCGCTGGAGGCCGCGGCTGCGCTTGGGCTGCTGTCCCGGGATGACTCCGAAACGCTGGCGCAGGCCTGGCGGCTGGCGAGCAGGATCAGGTCCGCAAACGTCATCTGGAACGGCAAGGCGTCCGACCTTCTGCCCTCATCCCGCCGCGACCTGGAAGCGGTGGCGCGGTGGTGCGGCTACGAGCCCGGCCACGCCGCAGCCCTCGAGGAGGATTACCTCCGAGTCAGCCGCCGGGCACGTGGAGTCTTTGAGCGCATCTTCTATGGGCACTGA
- a CDS encoding GNAT family N-acetyltransferase, with the protein MGTDGFLGAVWIIPLRDLDADAQAIQLDAVARLRLQPGQERFVGDPLRMALTGLAEEGRHPFVMEAGGRAIGVLTLQSGAATLAGWPDDGSAWLLRGFLVDRRQQGKGLGTLGAAAAVVAAGKLERRHPTGASGVVLSVNEANGPGLAAYLKAGFVDHGRYTGGSAGPQRTLFMPFAKPQ; encoded by the coding sequence ATGGGCACTGACGGGTTCCTTGGGGCCGTCTGGATCATCCCGCTGCGGGATCTGGATGCGGACGCCCAGGCAATCCAACTGGACGCTGTGGCGAGGCTCCGGCTCCAGCCCGGCCAGGAGAGATTCGTGGGTGATCCTCTGCGGATGGCCCTCACCGGCCTGGCCGAAGAGGGGCGGCATCCCTTCGTGATGGAGGCCGGCGGGCGGGCCATAGGCGTGCTCACCCTGCAATCCGGGGCAGCCACCCTGGCCGGCTGGCCGGATGACGGCTCCGCCTGGCTGCTCCGCGGCTTCCTCGTGGACCGGCGCCAGCAGGGCAAAGGCCTGGGGACGCTGGGAGCCGCCGCCGCCGTGGTGGCGGCAGGAAAACTCGAGCGCCGGCACCCAACCGGTGCATCCGGCGTCGTACTCTCCGTCAACGAGGCCAACGGGCCGGGGCTGGCTGCGTACCTGAAGGCCGGCTTCGTGGACCACGGCCGGTACACCGGCGGATCTGCGGGGCCGCAGCGCACCCTGTTCATGCCGTTCGCCAAGCCACAATGA
- the glnA gene encoding type I glutamate--ammonia ligase: protein MFKTADEVLKFIKDEDVKFVDIRFTDLPGVQQHFNVPAKSVDADFFVNGQLFDGSSIRGFQGIAESDMQLIPDVTTAFLDTFRMEKTLALNFSIVNPRTGDPYHRDPRGVAEKAEAYLASTGIADTAFFAPEAEFFVFDNVQYQSSPQGSFYKIDSEEAHWNTGREEEGGNLGYKTPVKGGYFPVSPTDKQADLRDAMCVALDEAGLEVERSHHEVGSAGQAEINYKFTTLTHAADDLQKFKYVIKNTADAWGKSVTFMPKPVFGDNGSGMHCHQSLWSNGDPLFYDEKGYAGLSDTARWYIGGLLKHADAVLAFTNPTVNSYRRLVKGFEAPVNMVYSQGNRSAGIRIPITGSNPKAKRIEFRAPDPSSNPYLAFAAQLMAGIDGIRNRIEPPAPIDKDLYELPAEEAKDIPKAPGTLEEALEALREDNEFLQAGGVFTQDLIDTWIDYKYENEIRPLSLRPNPYEFELYYGV from the coding sequence ATGTTCAAGACTGCGGACGAAGTCCTCAAGTTCATCAAGGACGAAGATGTAAAGTTCGTCGATATCCGCTTCACCGACCTTCCCGGCGTCCAGCAGCACTTCAACGTTCCGGCTAAGAGCGTTGACGCTGACTTCTTCGTCAACGGCCAGCTCTTCGACGGTTCTTCCATCCGTGGCTTCCAGGGCATCGCCGAATCGGACATGCAGCTGATCCCCGATGTGACCACCGCGTTCCTGGACACCTTCCGCATGGAAAAGACCCTCGCGCTGAACTTCTCCATCGTGAACCCGCGCACCGGCGATCCCTACCACCGCGACCCCCGCGGCGTGGCCGAGAAGGCCGAAGCATACCTGGCCTCCACCGGCATCGCTGACACCGCGTTCTTCGCTCCCGAAGCCGAGTTCTTCGTGTTCGACAACGTCCAGTACCAGTCCTCCCCGCAGGGCAGCTTCTACAAGATCGACTCCGAAGAAGCGCACTGGAACACCGGCCGTGAAGAAGAGGGCGGAAACCTCGGTTACAAGACCCCCGTCAAGGGCGGCTACTTCCCGGTTTCCCCCACGGACAAGCAGGCCGACCTGCGCGACGCCATGTGTGTTGCCCTGGATGAGGCCGGCCTCGAGGTCGAGCGCAGCCACCACGAAGTTGGATCCGCCGGCCAGGCTGAGATCAACTACAAGTTCACCACCCTGACCCACGCTGCCGATGACCTGCAGAAGTTCAAGTACGTCATCAAGAACACCGCGGACGCCTGGGGCAAGTCGGTCACCTTTATGCCGAAGCCGGTCTTCGGTGACAACGGCTCGGGCATGCACTGCCACCAGTCGCTGTGGAGCAACGGCGATCCGCTGTTCTACGACGAGAAGGGCTACGCCGGCCTGTCCGACACTGCCCGCTGGTACATCGGCGGCCTGCTGAAGCACGCCGACGCCGTCCTGGCCTTCACCAACCCGACGGTCAACTCCTACCGCCGCCTGGTTAAGGGCTTCGAAGCTCCGGTCAACATGGTCTACTCGCAGGGCAACCGCTCCGCCGGTATCCGCATCCCGATCACGGGCTCCAACCCGAAGGCCAAGCGCATCGAATTCCGCGCTCCGGACCCCTCCTCGAACCCGTACCTGGCGTTCGCTGCCCAGCTGATGGCCGGCATTGACGGCATCCGCAACCGCATCGAGCCCCCGGCACCGATCGACAAGGACCTCTACGAGCTGCCCGCCGAGGAAGCCAAGGACATCCCCAAGGCTCCGGGCACCCTGGAAGAAGCCCTGGAAGCACTGCGCGAGGACAACGAGTTCCTGCAGGCCGGCGGCGTCTTCACCCAGGACCTGATCGACACCTGGATCGATTACAAGTACGAGAACGAGATCCGCCCGCTGTCCCTGCGCCCGAACCCCTATGAGTTCGAGCTCTACTACGGCGTCTAG
- a CDS encoding RDD family protein, giving the protein MVDRKDLGSWLTGPDTSGISKYPGERLGLPESGPGSIARAGRRIVAIMIDWGIALLISNFAFAGDSWATLGIFALEQTLLVGTLGYSIGHRVVGISVVRPGGGTPGPLAALVRAVLLCLVIPAVIFDPDQRGLHDKAMNTLLIRR; this is encoded by the coding sequence GTGGTAGATCGCAAAGACCTTGGCTCATGGCTCACCGGGCCGGACACCTCCGGCATTTCCAAGTATCCCGGTGAGCGCCTGGGCCTGCCCGAATCGGGGCCGGGGTCCATTGCCCGGGCCGGCCGGCGGATCGTTGCCATCATGATCGACTGGGGCATTGCCCTGCTGATCAGCAACTTCGCGTTCGCCGGAGACTCGTGGGCAACCTTGGGTATTTTCGCCCTCGAGCAGACCCTGCTGGTGGGCACGCTCGGGTACAGCATCGGCCACCGCGTGGTGGGCATCTCGGTGGTGCGGCCCGGCGGCGGGACGCCCGGGCCGTTGGCCGCCCTGGTGCGGGCCGTACTGCTGTGCCTGGTGATTCCGGCCGTGATCTTTGATCCCGACCAGCGCGGCCTGCACGACAAAGCAATGAACACCCTGCTGATCCGCCGCTGA
- a CDS encoding DUF3817 domain-containing protein: MPLRNAAIRAFRILAVAEAFSWAALLIGMYFKWIAGTTEIGVQVAGPIHGALFVGYGVAALVLWRLQRWPFTVALFAGLSAVFPFATILFERWADKRGLLAAADAVAASPETSRSKVSEESQA, from the coding sequence ATGCCCCTTCGCAACGCCGCCATCCGCGCTTTCCGCATCCTCGCCGTCGCCGAAGCTTTCAGCTGGGCAGCCCTGCTGATCGGCATGTACTTCAAATGGATTGCCGGCACCACCGAGATCGGCGTACAGGTGGCCGGACCTATCCATGGAGCGCTGTTTGTTGGCTACGGCGTGGCGGCGCTGGTGCTCTGGCGCCTGCAGCGCTGGCCGTTCACCGTGGCGCTCTTTGCCGGGCTCTCAGCGGTCTTCCCGTTCGCCACCATTCTCTTCGAACGCTGGGCTGATAAGCGGGGTTTGCTGGCTGCTGCCGACGCCGTCGCAGCTTCACCGGAGACCAGCCGGTCCAAGGTGTCGGAAGAGAGTCAGGCCTAG
- a CDS encoding DUF4191 domain-containing protein, producing MAKSPDSSNSTPADSSAAKRGLFSRKPKEAKAKKPSRLKQIGEVFNMTRRHDPMVPWLMLLVFLGVVAVSFLVGFWLDNWITGLIIGIPLGLLGATLILSRRAERAAFAQIENQPGASGAALGTLRRGWITEEQPVAVNPRTQDAVFRAIGRPGVVLVSEGPTLRVKPLLDAERKRLARILPNVTVHVIESGRGEGQVPISQVAKKMGKLKKELTKLEVNAVSKRIASLGNRLPIPKGIDPYKARPNRGR from the coding sequence ATGGCGAAATCCCCTGACTCCAGCAACTCCACCCCGGCGGACTCCAGCGCGGCAAAGCGCGGCCTGTTCTCGCGCAAGCCGAAAGAGGCGAAGGCCAAAAAGCCCAGCCGCCTCAAGCAGATCGGCGAGGTCTTCAACATGACCCGCCGCCACGACCCCATGGTCCCGTGGCTGATGCTGCTGGTCTTCCTGGGCGTTGTGGCCGTCAGCTTCCTGGTGGGTTTCTGGCTGGACAACTGGATCACCGGCCTGATCATCGGCATCCCGCTGGGCCTGCTCGGCGCCACGCTGATCCTGTCCCGGCGCGCGGAACGGGCGGCCTTCGCCCAGATCGAAAACCAGCCGGGCGCCTCCGGCGCAGCACTGGGTACCCTCCGCCGCGGCTGGATCACCGAGGAACAGCCTGTCGCCGTCAACCCGCGCACGCAGGATGCCGTGTTCCGCGCCATCGGCCGTCCCGGCGTCGTCCTGGTCAGCGAAGGCCCCACGCTCCGGGTGAAGCCGCTGCTGGACGCCGAGCGCAAGCGCCTGGCCCGGATCCTGCCCAACGTAACGGTGCACGTCATCGAAAGCGGCCGCGGCGAGGGCCAGGTGCCCATCAGCCAGGTGGCAAAAAAGATGGGCAAGCTGAAGAAGGAACTGACCAAGCTTGAAGTAAATGCCGTTTCAAAGCGCATTGCGTCCCTGGGGAACCGGCTCCCCATCCCCAAGGGCATCGACCCCTACAAAGCCCGCCCCAACCGCGGACGCTAG
- the lipA gene encoding lipoyl synthase, which translates to MTLAPEGRKLLRIEQRNAATPVERKPEWIKAKVQMGPEFVQLKNLVKKEGLHTVCEEAGCPNIFECWEDKEATFLIGGSECTRRCDFCQIDTGKPSPVDRFEPTKVARSVQSMQLRYATVTGVARDDLEDEGVWLYAETVRKIHELNPGTGVELLIPDFSGNPDHIAAICDSKPEVFAHNVETVPRIFKRIRPAFRYERSLDVITQGRNLGMVTKSNLILGMGETREEISEALRDLHAAGCDLITITQYLRPSERHLPVDRWVKPQEFVDLQNEAQEIGFLGVMSGPLVRSSYRAGRLWATAMRKKGRDIPAELAHIADGIQDSGTTRQEASTLLAARS; encoded by the coding sequence GTGACATTGGCACCCGAAGGCCGGAAGTTGCTGCGGATCGAACAGCGCAACGCGGCCACCCCGGTGGAACGCAAACCGGAATGGATCAAGGCCAAAGTCCAAATGGGCCCCGAGTTCGTCCAACTCAAGAACCTGGTCAAAAAAGAAGGCCTCCACACCGTCTGCGAAGAAGCCGGCTGCCCCAACATCTTCGAATGCTGGGAAGACAAAGAAGCCACCTTCCTCATCGGCGGCTCCGAATGCACCCGCCGCTGCGACTTCTGCCAGATCGACACCGGCAAACCCTCCCCCGTGGACAGGTTCGAACCCACCAAAGTGGCCCGCTCCGTCCAATCCATGCAACTCCGCTACGCCACCGTCACCGGCGTGGCCCGCGACGACCTCGAAGACGAAGGCGTCTGGCTCTACGCCGAAACCGTCCGCAAAATCCACGAACTGAACCCCGGCACCGGCGTCGAACTCCTCATCCCCGACTTCTCCGGCAACCCCGACCACATCGCCGCAATCTGCGACTCCAAACCCGAAGTCTTCGCCCACAACGTCGAAACCGTCCCCCGGATCTTCAAGCGCATCCGCCCCGCCTTCCGCTACGAACGCTCCCTCGACGTCATCACCCAAGGCCGAAACCTGGGCATGGTCACCAAATCCAACCTCATCCTCGGCATGGGCGAAACCCGCGAAGAAATCTCCGAAGCACTCCGCGACCTCCACGCCGCCGGCTGCGACCTGATCACCATCACCCAATACCTCCGCCCCTCCGAACGCCACCTCCCCGTGGACCGCTGGGTCAAACCCCAGGAATTCGTCGACCTCCAAAACGAAGCCCAAGAAATCGGCTTCCTCGGCGTCATGTCCGGCCCCCTGGTCCGCTCCTCCTACCGCGCCGGCCGCCTCTGGGCCACCGCCATGCGCAAAAAAGGCCGCGACATCCCCGCCGAACTCGCCCACATCGCCGACGGCATCCAGGACTCCGGCACCACCCGCCAGGAAGCCAGCACGCTCCTGGCCGCCCGTTCCTGA
- the lipB gene encoding lipoyl(octanoyl) transferase LipB — MTLEFSGLGLAPEFVDYQHAWDVQRELHGKVVTGEAPSTVLLLEHAAVYTAGKLTEDHERPFDGTPVVAVDRGGKLTWHGPGQLVAYPILKLKNRAGIRDYVERLEAVMIAVMADYGIRAERIKGRAGVWVKADANGPDRKIAAIGIRVLNGVTMHGVAINCSNDLAPYGQIIACGITDAGVTTMSRETGKDIRPGDIADRFVEEFRKHEEALVSSPEGALL; from the coding sequence ATGACTCTTGAGTTTTCAGGGCTGGGTCTTGCCCCCGAGTTCGTTGATTACCAGCACGCCTGGGACGTTCAACGCGAACTTCACGGAAAAGTGGTGACCGGTGAGGCACCCAGTACCGTGCTCCTTCTGGAGCATGCAGCCGTTTACACCGCAGGCAAGCTGACCGAGGACCACGAACGGCCTTTCGACGGGACTCCCGTGGTGGCCGTGGACCGCGGCGGAAAGCTCACCTGGCATGGTCCAGGCCAGCTCGTCGCGTACCCCATCCTGAAACTCAAGAACCGCGCCGGGATCCGTGACTATGTGGAACGGCTCGAAGCCGTCATGATCGCCGTCATGGCCGATTACGGCATCCGCGCTGAACGCATTAAGGGCCGTGCCGGTGTCTGGGTCAAGGCCGACGCCAACGGGCCCGACCGCAAAATCGCCGCCATCGGCATCCGAGTCCTCAACGGAGTGACCATGCACGGCGTCGCCATTAACTGCAGCAACGACCTCGCCCCGTACGGCCAGATCATCGCCTGCGGCATCACCGACGCCGGCGTCACCACCATGTCCCGGGAAACCGGGAAGGACATCCGCCCCGGCGACATCGCCGACCGCTTCGTGGAAGAATTCCGCAAGCACGAAGAAGCACTCGTTTCAAGCCCCGAAGGAGCTCTACTGTGA
- a CDS encoding serine/threonine-protein kinase has protein sequence MEDLHAPDVPGYAVDRLLGLGSSASVWLAAEQATGRKYAVKCFHPGSGESRGRGVESEDAVRREIRILSVLDHQHLVTARDAVSLHPVPTGDAEGQAATALIMDYASGGSLGQLLGARGRLSAGETVTVLTPIAQVLSYLHGKGFTHGDVSPGNVLFTGQGKPMLSDLGIARMLGDPAGGAGHGTPGFVDPAPVDAVRAGLQPERDVYAAAALGWFCLTGAAPPRTADRPPLPLLVPGVPVELAAALEAGLNEDRRLRPTAGALATAVYRSAAPVPVDLSAAVHPTVIPELLTRRHVPQPLPGGLRERFGALRRRMATPPRLAGVPAATREPAASGKPVLRKDKSGAPERSRKHAGGRRNGAHRSAAPPRVPFRRTVLAVGAAAAAAMVLWLTPVSQVALGALNPAGDSKDAAEAASAPAGDSAAVQAGGAAALDEARALAASAQPADALRGLAALRDHAFRSGQVSLLAEVNASGSPAAAADHLTAERLSGSGRVLSGFISTVTDVRTEPGATESRAVVRATAGTSAWEEKDTTGTVAAKGAAAPGQALRLVLVTEEGKWRISEILPGS, from the coding sequence ATGGAAGATTTGCACGCTCCAGACGTTCCGGGCTATGCGGTTGACCGGCTCCTGGGCCTGGGAAGCAGCGCGTCTGTCTGGCTGGCCGCTGAGCAGGCCACCGGCAGGAAATACGCCGTCAAGTGCTTCCACCCCGGCTCCGGCGAGTCACGCGGCCGCGGAGTGGAGTCCGAGGACGCAGTGCGAAGGGAAATCCGGATCCTCTCCGTCCTGGACCACCAACACCTGGTCACGGCCCGCGACGCCGTCAGCCTGCACCCCGTGCCGACCGGTGACGCGGAAGGACAGGCTGCGACTGCCCTCATCATGGATTATGCATCCGGCGGCTCCCTGGGCCAGCTCCTTGGTGCCCGCGGCCGGCTCAGCGCCGGCGAGACCGTAACCGTGCTGACCCCCATCGCCCAGGTGCTGTCCTATCTTCATGGGAAAGGATTCACGCATGGGGACGTCTCGCCCGGCAACGTGCTGTTCACCGGCCAGGGCAAGCCGATGCTCTCGGACCTGGGAATTGCCCGGATGCTGGGGGACCCCGCCGGCGGAGCGGGCCACGGGACGCCCGGCTTCGTGGATCCTGCACCGGTGGATGCGGTCCGCGCAGGGCTGCAACCCGAGAGGGACGTCTATGCGGCGGCGGCCCTCGGCTGGTTCTGCCTCACCGGTGCTGCGCCGCCACGCACGGCGGACCGGCCACCGCTGCCGCTCCTGGTTCCCGGTGTTCCTGTTGAACTCGCTGCAGCCCTGGAAGCAGGCCTCAACGAAGACCGCAGGCTCCGTCCAACCGCCGGCGCCCTGGCAACCGCTGTCTACCGCAGTGCCGCCCCTGTACCGGTGGACCTTTCCGCCGCCGTCCATCCCACCGTCATTCCGGAACTCCTGACGCGCAGGCACGTGCCGCAACCCTTGCCGGGTGGGTTGAGGGAACGGTTCGGGGCATTGCGACGGCGGATGGCGACGCCGCCGCGGCTGGCGGGAGTCCCCGCTGCCACACGCGAACCCGCAGCATCGGGCAAACCAGTACTGCGGAAGGACAAGAGTGGTGCCCCTGAGCGCTCCCGGAAGCACGCAGGCGGGCGCCGGAACGGAGCCCACCGCAGCGCGGCCCCACCCAGGGTTCCCTTCCGCCGGACCGTCCTCGCCGTGGGCGCGGCTGCCGCGGCGGCGATGGTCCTGTGGCTGACCCCAGTGTCCCAGGTGGCCCTGGGTGCCCTCAATCCTGCCGGCGACAGCAAGGATGCGGCAGAGGCAGCTTCCGCCCCGGCAGGAGACTCTGCTGCGGTTCAGGCCGGCGGCGCCGCGGCGCTGGACGAGGCCAGGGCACTGGCCGCTTCAGCTCAGCCTGCGGATGCCCTGCGTGGCCTTGCGGCCCTGCGTGACCATGCTTTCCGCAGCGGCCAGGTAAGCCTGCTGGCGGAAGTCAACGCATCCGGGTCGCCGGCGGCCGCCGCCGATCATCTCACTGCGGAGAGGCTGTCAGGTTCGGGCAGGGTACTCTCGGGCTTCATCAGCACGGTCACGGACGTCCGGACCGAACCGGGTGCAACGGAATCGCGCGCGGTTGTCCGGGCCACCGCCGGCACATCAGCCTGGGAAGAGAAGGACACCACGGGAACTGTTGCCGCGAAAGGTGCCGCTGCACCCGGCCAGG